Sequence from the Paeniglutamicibacter cryotolerans genome:
GGAGACCTCGCCGGACTGGCCGTCGCCGGATGCACCGCACCCACGGCCGACGCCTGGCTGGTCGGGGCCATGACCACACCCGGCTCCACCTCGGTGCTCAACCTCGAAAACCCTTCGGCGTCCCCGGCCACCATCGACATTTCGCTGCGCGGGTCCGAGGGCCTGGTCGATGCCCCGAACCTGCGGGGCATCGTGCTGGCACCCGGTGAGGAACGGGCCGTGATCCTGGCTGGCTACGCGCCGAACCAGGCGGCGCTCTCGGTCCAGGTGGCGGCGTCGGGCGGCCGCGTCCAGGCGGTCATCCAGCAGTCGGTGCTGCGCGGGCTGACCCCCGGAGGCGTCGACTACATCGGCGCCGGGGCCCCGCCCGCCACCACGCAGGTCATTACCGGGATCGAACTCCAGGATCCGGCGCTGGCAGGTGAAATCTCCGGGCAGCAGGGCTACGACGATGCCGTCCCGGAGCTGCAGGCCACGGTTCCCGACGCCGAGGGCGCGACCATCAAGGTGCGCCTGTTCGGCGCCGGGGGAGAGGTGCGGCTGCCCGGGGGCGAGCAGGTCATCGCCGCCGGCAACTCAACGGTGCGCATGGCGCTGGGCGGGCTCCCCGCCGGAACCTATACGGCCGTGCTGGAAGCCGACAATGCGATGGCTGCCTCGGCGCGGATCGTGCGCGGCGCCAAGGCGGGAGAACCCGTCGACACCGGATGGCTGCCGGCGGCCCCGCGCCTGGGCAGCGAACACCTGCTGGTGCTTCCCGAACTGGCAGCCGCCAAACTGTCCTTCTCCGCCCCGCTCGAGGCCGGGACGCTGGAGCTGCGTCCACTCGCCGGCGACGGCGGCGTGGGTGCCGTGCGCAAGGTCGAACTGCCGGCCGGCAAGACCATCACGCTGAACCCCGGTGATCTGGGCGGCGGGACGGTTGCCGTGCTGGTCTCCGCCTCCGGGGGCGCCAGCTATGGGTCGGCCGTGCTCACCGCCGGGAGCACCGGGATCTCCGGGATGCGTTTTCCCGACGGCCCCGCGGGCCAGCGCGGCGTCCCGGTGGACATCAGGAACTAGCGGCCGGGCCGGTTCCAGCGTCCGTAGCCGGGATCGACCTCTTCGGGGTCCTTGGCCATCAGCTCGGCGACCAGCTCGACCACCGCGTCGTGGACCACGTCGGGCAGCTCCATCGCGGAGGGGCTCAGCTCCTCCACCGGGCGGCGGAAGATGGTCGCCCGGGCCCCGCGCCGGGGCGTCGCCGCCAAGGCCTTGCCCAGCGGCACCCGCGTGCCGGTGGCAGCCGCCTTGTCCAGCACCTTGCGCCCGGGTGTCTGCTCGATCCGGAAGTCGATGCCGATTACCGTCTCGCCCCAGAGCTCGCCGAGCCGTTCGATCGACTCCGCGACCAGGTCCTCAAAGCGTTCGAGCCGGGTCCGGGCCCCGGGCAGGTCCTGGTGCATCAGTGAGCCGCGCAACCCGCGCCCGTGCCGATTGCGTCGGCGCCGGATGAAGGGGCGGGTGCTGCCGGGGGCATCGGCCTGTGAGAGGTCGATGGAAAGATGCGGTTCCATGGAACAAGCCTAGGTCACCCCGGCACCGGGGTGAGGGTGCGGTGCTGCCGGGAAAAGCCGGTGCCACCCGGTACGCTGTTTTAACGTGGGATCCCTAAGAAACTGTTCGCGTTCAGCATGCCGCCAATCCGCCGTGGCCACCCTGACGTACGTGTATGCCGACTCGACGGCGGTGCTCGGTCCGCTGGCGACTTACGCCGAACCGCACTGCTATGACCTGTGCGACATTCATGCGGAACGGCTCACTGTTCCCCGCGGCTGGAACGTGCTGCGCCTTCAAATGCCCGGCCGTGCCCGGGTCGCCGCCGATGACCTCTATGCGCTGGCCGATGCCGTGCGCGAGAGCGTTCCCGCACCCGCCCCCGAGCCGGCCCAGTCGCGCAGCAATGCCGAACGGCTCGAGGCCCCGGCCGGAGCAGACATGACGCGCCGCCACCTGAGGGTCCTGCGCGAAGAGCACTAAGGCCTTAAGCTGGGGACCATGTCGAACATTTCTCCCCAGCTGCTTTCAGTCCTGCGTTGCCCGGTCACCGGCTCGCCCCTGGTCCAGGAGGGCGACGAACTGCTCTCCACCGTTGCCGGAGCAGACGGGGTGCCCGTGCACTACCCGATCACCAACGGCATTCCGGTACTGCTCAAGCCCTCCGATTCATCCGGGGAACACTGATCATGGCCCTCGAATTCAGGGTCGCCGACCTGTCCCTGGCCGAGGCCGGGCGCCATCAGATCCGCCTAGCCGAATTCGAGATGCCCGGACTGATGTCCCTGCGCGCCGAATACGGCGCATCCAAGCCACTGACCGGGGCCCGCATCGCCGGCTCGCTGCACATGACGGTGCAGACGGCAGTGCTCATCGAGACGCTCGTTGAGCTCGGCGCCGAGGTCCGCTGGGCCTCCTGCAACATCTTCTCCACCCAGGACGAGGCCGCCGCCGCCGTCGTCGTCGGGGCCGGCACCGTGGCGGAGCCCGCCGGCGTGCCGGTCTTCGCCTGGAAGAACGAATCATTGCAGGACTACTGGTGGACGGCCGAGCAGATCATGACCTGGCCCGGGGCCTACGCCCGTCCGGAGCTTGGGCCGAACATGATCCTGGACGACGGCGGGGACGCGACCATGCTCGTGCACCACGGCGTGGCCTTCGAAGCGGCAGGCTCCGTCCCGGACGCCACGGCGGAGGATTCCCACGAATACTCGATAGTGCTCGACACGCTGCGCGCCTCGATGGCGGCCGATCCGGGCAAATGGACCAGGATCGCGGCTCGGCTGCGCGGGGTCACCGAGGAAACCACCACCGGTGTCATGCGCCTGTACCAGCTGGCCGAGGCCTCTACCCTGCTTTTCCCGGCGATCAACGTCAACGACTCGGTGACCAAGTCCAAGTTTGATAACAAGTACGGGATCCGGCACTCGCTGCCCGATGGCATCATGCGCGCCACCGACGTGCTGATTGGTGGCAAGGTGGTCGTCGTCTGCGGCTACGGCGATGTGGGCAAGGGCGCCGCGGAGGCCATGCGCGGCCAGGGGGCCCGGGTCATCGTCACCGAGATCGACCCGATCTGCGCGCTGCAGGCGGCGATGGACGGCTACCAGGTGGCGCGGCTGGAATCGGTGCTCGGCACCGGTGACATCTTCGTGA
This genomic interval carries:
- a CDS encoding DUF5719 family protein — translated: MSQSLRPRKKTRRVLGALGATGLLLATVAGVSAQAVLTPERAATDPGVPLTALPAGDAMALCPPDVRLVKGSGEAGTDPQYAPASKSAKTAIRATVLSDASGRLPGSALHRLDATVERELDRRLSESDAAELSATGTDGLTRLKARVSSGNTTAGAAYLSAQALGGFETRAAAVRSHASGDGDLAGLAVAGCTAPTADAWLVGAMTTPGSTSVLNLENPSASPATIDISLRGSEGLVDAPNLRGIVLAPGEERAVILAGYAPNQAALSVQVAASGGRVQAVIQQSVLRGLTPGGVDYIGAGAPPATTQVITGIELQDPALAGEISGQQGYDDAVPELQATVPDAEGATIKVRLFGAGGEVRLPGGEQVIAAGNSTVRMALGGLPAGTYTAVLEADNAMAASARIVRGAKAGEPVDTGWLPAAPRLGSEHLLVLPELAAAKLSFSAPLEAGTLELRPLAGDGGVGAVRKVELPAGKTITLNPGDLGGGTVAVLVSASGGASYGSAVLTAGSTGISGMRFPDGPAGQRGVPVDIRN
- a CDS encoding metallopeptidase family protein, giving the protein MEPHLSIDLSQADAPGSTRPFIRRRRNRHGRGLRGSLMHQDLPGARTRLERFEDLVAESIERLGELWGETVIGIDFRIEQTPGRKVLDKAAATGTRVPLGKALAATPRRGARATIFRRPVEELSPSAMELPDVVHDAVVELVAELMAKDPEEVDPGYGRWNRPGR
- a CDS encoding DUF3499 domain-containing protein, with product MGSLRNCSRSACRQSAVATLTYVYADSTAVLGPLATYAEPHCYDLCDIHAERLTVPRGWNVLRLQMPGRARVAADDLYALADAVRESVPAPAPEPAQSRSNAERLEAPAGADMTRRHLRVLREEH
- a CDS encoding Trm112 family protein, whose protein sequence is MSNISPQLLSVLRCPVTGSPLVQEGDELLSTVAGADGVPVHYPITNGIPVLLKPSDSSGEH
- the ahcY gene encoding adenosylhomocysteinase translates to MALEFRVADLSLAEAGRHQIRLAEFEMPGLMSLRAEYGASKPLTGARIAGSLHMTVQTAVLIETLVELGAEVRWASCNIFSTQDEAAAAVVVGAGTVAEPAGVPVFAWKNESLQDYWWTAEQIMTWPGAYARPELGPNMILDDGGDATMLVHHGVAFEAAGSVPDATAEDSHEYSIVLDTLRASMAADPGKWTRIAARLRGVTEETTTGVMRLYQLAEASTLLFPAINVNDSVTKSKFDNKYGIRHSLPDGIMRATDVLIGGKVVVVCGYGDVGKGAAEAMRGQGARVIVTEIDPICALQAAMDGYQVARLESVLGTGDIFVTTTGGKDIIMAADMARMKNKAIVGNVGHFDNEIDMAGLALVPGVRKVEIKAQVHEWVFDAGAASERSVIVLSEGRLLNLGNATGHPSFVMSNSFTNQVIAQIELFSKHANGEYPVGVHVLPKVLDEKVARLHLAALGVELTELSAEQAAYLGLDRSGPYKSDMYRY